From the Catalinimonas alkaloidigena genome, the window ACGCACGCGGCGAATCGAAGGTTGTGCGCGCAAAAGAGAAAAAAGCCCCTTTCTGACGAAACCTCTATCTTTGTTGTCTTTCTATCACCAACACACGACTACGGATTATGGGAATTTGGTTTCTGTGCAAATTGAGCTATCAGCAGCAAGAAGAAAACGGCAAAGTCACGAAGGTAAAAGAGCAGTATTTGATCGATGCCATGTCGTTCACCGAGGCGGAAGCGCGCGTTTACGAAGAACTGGGAAGCGCCCTGCCGGAGTTTATCTTGCAGAGTGTCAATAAGATGAATCTTCAGGAAATTTTCCACTACGAAGATCAGGAGACGTGGTACAAAGCCAAGGTCGTATTCATCGACGTTGATGAGAAAACCGGCAAGGAAAAGAAAACGGTGAACACCATGCTGGTGACGGCCGACAGCGTAAAACAGGCGTGCGAGCGCATCGAAGAGAGCCTCGGTACCCTGATGGTGACCTGGCAGATTACGGACGTAGGTCTGACGCCGATCATCGAGATTTTCCCCTACGTCGACGACCGCGAAAACAACGAAGACGTCCGCGCGTTTGCCGAGGAAGTCGACCTGGAGACGGGCGAAGTGGTGGCGGCTGCCGCTACGAGTGAATCGTCAGAGCCAGCTTAAAGAATAGATTATCGCCTATCCGAGACTGGGCGTAGGGACCTATCCGAAGGAAGGCCCCTGCGCCCAGTCCTGCTTTCAGGCCGGGCACTCCCAGCACCAGCACATCGCTCAGAAACAGCCCGCTTTCGTAATACCCGTTTTTAAGCGTACGAATCGGTATGCCCCGGTGGTAGTCCGGGTGGCGCAGCCCACCGAACCCTACGTTGCTGATGGCTTCGAGCGCAGGTTGGAAAAACAGACTTCCTTCGTAGAGCCGCCCGAAATCATGCGACAGAAACAGGTAGAGGTACCGGTCGGCCACAAATTCGTTGTAGCGCATGGTCTCGAAGCTGTTGTGCGTCACTACCGAGCCCGGACTGAAACTGCCCGGTGCGTTGTAGAGGATGGGATACGGCAACGCACCGTGGGCCTGCCCCACCTGCAACTGCCAGCCGAACCGCCCCACCACGGCCAGAGGAATGGTTTGCCGCAGACGCAGATCCCAACGCTGGTAGCGGTAATGACCGTTGAACGCCCCGCGGAGGCCTTGCGCAAACTGCAGCCACAGCTCCGGGTAAAGGGTGCCGAGCGAAAGCCGATCGAGCGGCGTGCGAATGAACCGTTCGCCGAACGACCAGCGCACACCGGCCTGCCATTCCGCAAACTGGAAGTGCGTCAGAGGCAACTCCCGGTACTGATACGTGTACTGCGGTTCCCGCTCGAACTGGTGCAGCCCCAGCTGAAAGTACACGTTCTGGTACGGTTCGGCTTCGACCGAGAGTTGTAGACGTCGGACCCGATCCATGCGGTTGAAACGGTAGGGGCGCAGGCGTTCGCTGAGGTACTGCGGCTTGTCGAAGGCAAACGCCAGCCCACCGGGTTCGTCGATGTCGTCCTGAAACGCAAAAGTACCTTCCAACGGCAACGCCAGCCAGGGTTGCCACGTGCCGTCGAAGCCCCACTTGAACGCCTGGTCGCGAAAGCCCCACCCCACATACGCACCCCCCGCCAGTGTTTCCGAAAGGCGCTGGTTGGTATGAAAGCCAAAGCCCAGGCGCAGCCCTTCGTAGTCGTTGAAACGCGCCACGCGGTTCAGGTCGATGTACACCGAACGGTACGGAATGCGGCCGCCGTACAGCAGCTCTCCGGCCGTTAACCAGCGGTCGAAGCGCTCAATGGTCGCCACCGTATCGTACAGGTGGTACGTGTTCTGGTCCTCCTGCGTCAGGGGGTAGGGGCGGTGCGCCTGCCAGTAGTCCGGGGGCTGCACGGCCGCCCCCGGGTCGTAGTCCAGGGCGAACTCGTCGAAACGGCGGCGCGGCAACTGTACCCGCGGTGCGTAGTCGAGCAGACGCGTGTCGGCCGTCGCCCCGAAGCGCAGCCGATAGGCCGTCACCTGATCGACCGAGAGCTGCGTGCGTGTAACGACGGGCACAAGTCCGCCGCTCCCCTGCGGCGCGAATTGCTGGTAGATGTGTTCCGTGACTTTATCGGGTGAGTCGCGCAGCCGCTCGTCCGGTTCGGCCACCAGGTAGCGGACCTGTCCGGTCCGGTGCTGGATGTAAAGCAGCCCGCGTAGGCCTTTCATGAGGCGGGGGGCGTGGGCATTGTACCGCACGACGTACAGGGCATCGGACCCTGTACCGGCCGTATCTACTACCTCAAAATGGTAAAATCGGGCGGTAAGGTGGTGTAGGGGGCCTACATAATCGGTGCCGGCCAGGGGCAAATATGCATCGAACGGAGAGAAGGGCTGGGTTTGCAGAGCATACGCCAGCGGCGAGGCGTAATCGATGCCCGACGCTTGTACGGCCTGGATGACTTGCTTGTCGTGCAGTGGGCCGCGGCGGTGCCGGTCCACGACCGATTCCATCAGGAACAGATGCCGGTCGGCCCCGAACTGAGGCGGTAACTTTTCCAGTCCAAACCGCTTTCCCCACCGCCGGGCGAGCTGCTGCACCGCTTCCGGATTTTGCAATGATACGCTCAGGCGTGTGTACTGACTGAGCGAAAAACGGTGGCGCAACGGGTCATGGCGCGGCTGTGTGGCGAGCACGGCATCGATCAACCGGCGGGCCTGGGGCGTAGTGCTGTCTGCCCGCACCACCCACAGGTAGCGGTTCATGTCGATGCGCAGGGAATCTTCCGTCTTTTTGACGACGTGGTACCCGGTGCGGTGCAGCGGCAGGCGGAACTCGAGCCGGTCGCCGATCCGGAGGGAATCCAGGGTAAAATTGCCGTCGACGTCGGAAATCTGGAAGCGTTCGCCGGCGTTGACCTCCACTACTACGAACGGTAGCGGCTTTTGTGTAAAGGTTTCGCGTGCCTGGCCCCGGACCGAAAGGGTTTGGCCCTGGGCAATGCCTTTCGCCAGCACGATCATGATCAGCAGCAGGAGCGGGCGGAAACAAAAATGCATGCAGGCAGACCTTCTAAACAAAGCCACAAACGTACTCAATGCCGAAGGATGCGCGCAACTGCAGGACGCCTGTTCGGTGCCAGGGCAAAAATGCTTTGCCGAGTAATGAATTTCATAAGTCAATACTGCCACATCGAATGCCAGGACACGAGCATATTCGGCCGAACTGGCTCATCCTGCGTAACTTACCAGACGTAAGAGGAAGAAAGTTGCGGTATCTCTCTAACTTTAGCTGACTATGGATTTATGTGAACTGAAGATTTCAGACGAAACGCGGTGGCAACGACATCCGTGGGAACAGGCGCGCCTGGAAGTGATTGTGGAGTTGCTCGACAGCCTCGGGGGAGACGTTACCGATCCTATGAACGTGCTGGACCTGGGCTGCGGCGATTTGTTCGTAGCCCGGCAACTGACCGATTTTTTCCCGCAGGCCCGGTTCTTTTGTGTGGACATTGCGTTTGAGCCGGCGTTGAAACAAAAATTGCAGACGCAACTTCAGAAAGAAGGCCTGGCGAACCGGATTCGCCTTTACGCATCGCTGGAAGAACTGGAGGCCGATGCCCGCGTGCCTAACCAAATGGACCGGGTGTTGATGCTGGACGTGCTCGAACACATCGAAGACGAGATCGGCTACCTGCGGTTTGTCAATACCTTCGCGTTTATCACCTCGGCCACGCGCTTTGTCATCACCGTGCCCGCCTGGCACTGGCTCTACAGCCGTCATGATGCTTTCTTGCGCCATTTCCGTCGGTACACGACACAA encodes:
- a CDS encoding methyltransferase domain-containing protein, with product MDLCELKISDETRWQRHPWEQARLEVIVELLDSLGGDVTDPMNVLDLGCGDLFVARQLTDFFPQARFFCVDIAFEPALKQKLQTQLQKEGLANRIRLYASLEELEADARVPNQMDRVLMLDVLEHIEDEIGYLRFVNTFAFITSATRFVITVPAWHWLYSRHDAFLRHFRRYTTQKLEKRVTRGGLRPLESGYFFSTLLLPRLAQWGWEKLAAPTRRVRGIGAHQGHPSVDGVVRDTLIVDFRISRVLRQIGVRLPGLSCYALCRQQAS
- a CDS encoding DUF4494 domain-containing protein, with amino-acid sequence MGIWFLCKLSYQQQEENGKVTKVKEQYLIDAMSFTEAEARVYEELGSALPEFILQSVNKMNLQEIFHYEDQETWYKAKVVFIDVDEKTGKEKKTVNTMLVTADSVKQACERIEESLGTLMVTWQITDVGLTPIIEIFPYVDDRENNEDVRAFAEEVDLETGEVVAAAATSESSEPA
- a CDS encoding DUF5686 family protein, with protein sequence MHFCFRPLLLLIMIVLAKGIAQGQTLSVRGQARETFTQKPLPFVVVEVNAGERFQISDVDGNFTLDSLRIGDRLEFRLPLHRTGYHVVKKTEDSLRIDMNRYLWVVRADSTTPQARRLIDAVLATQPRHDPLRHRFSLSQYTRLSVSLQNPEAVQQLARRWGKRFGLEKLPPQFGADRHLFLMESVVDRHRRGPLHDKQVIQAVQASGIDYASPLAYALQTQPFSPFDAYLPLAGTDYVGPLHHLTARFYHFEVVDTAGTGSDALYVVRYNAHAPRLMKGLRGLLYIQHRTGQVRYLVAEPDERLRDSPDKVTEHIYQQFAPQGSGGLVPVVTRTQLSVDQVTAYRLRFGATADTRLLDYAPRVQLPRRRFDEFALDYDPGAAVQPPDYWQAHRPYPLTQEDQNTYHLYDTVATIERFDRWLTAGELLYGGRIPYRSVYIDLNRVARFNDYEGLRLGFGFHTNQRLSETLAGGAYVGWGFRDQAFKWGFDGTWQPWLALPLEGTFAFQDDIDEPGGLAFAFDKPQYLSERLRPYRFNRMDRVRRLQLSVEAEPYQNVYFQLGLHQFEREPQYTYQYRELPLTHFQFAEWQAGVRWSFGERFIRTPLDRLSLGTLYPELWLQFAQGLRGAFNGHYRYQRWDLRLRQTIPLAVVGRFGWQLQVGQAHGALPYPILYNAPGSFSPGSVVTHNSFETMRYNEFVADRYLYLFLSHDFGRLYEGSLFFQPALEAISNVGFGGLRHPDYHRGIPIRTLKNGYYESGLFLSDVLVLGVPGLKAGLGAGAFLRIGPYAQSRIGDNLFFKLALTIHS